In Kaistella faecalis, a genomic segment contains:
- a CDS encoding TonB-dependent receptor has translation MKFKFIILFLLTSLSLYSQVGSININVFDDFSKKPVSATVKIMGGTELQFSGTGNILISEISSGTYTLEIVSEGYSPSYLNEINVVPNQNLTFSVGLTKSATEIQEVTITRKAYKTTAESPLSLRNITSEEVQKNAGSNRDVSKAILSFPGVGSTATFRNDLFIRGGSSAENKFYIDGIEVPVINHFQTQGASGGPRGIITVDFIKDVDFYSGAFPARRNGVLSSLFEFNLKEARKEKLGYKAVVGLDDLQLMVDGPLSKDQTWSGLFSVRKSNLQLLFKAIGLPFLPSYYDGTFKISKKFQSGDELFFLGMGAKDSFEFNEDAEPTFTNLTLIDRLPNSPQWNYTVGTGYRHLAENGNWLFTWSRNMLDNRALKYYRNVETPENLLYDYKSQEIENKMRVDRNFTFSDYQFSTGANINFAKYFNNSTIKNVTQNAVNFDDFTSEINLIQYGFYLQTAKKFIDNRLQLSAGFRLDASDYSSNTTNPLEQFSPRFSLSYKLADQFTVNFNTGIFYQLPAYTALGYVENGNLSNENTLKYIRNSHLVGGVEYNGKNNLRMTLEGYYKKYSNYPFSLRNQISLANIGADFGVVGSEPLDSRGFGETYGIEFLAQKRTVNNFYGILAYTFGYSKFSDAAGKLLPSSWDSRHILTMTAGKYFNRNWNVGARFRMQSGLPETPYDLQRSALVNIWNINNGPIQNFTLLNSSRGNFSHQLDLRAEKKWIFKKWQFTAYIDVVNAYGSKSPSGLPVVNLQRDTQNNGVIANPGAPQNEQYYLLETGEADRSTPLPYFGFIFEF, from the coding sequence ATGAAATTTAAATTTATCATTCTATTCCTTCTTACGTCTTTATCACTGTACAGCCAGGTGGGAAGCATCAATATTAATGTATTTGATGACTTTAGTAAAAAACCGGTTTCCGCAACGGTGAAAATTATGGGTGGAACGGAGCTGCAATTTTCCGGAACCGGAAATATTCTGATTTCTGAAATCAGTTCCGGGACTTATACACTCGAAATAGTTTCAGAAGGTTACAGCCCAAGTTATCTGAATGAGATCAACGTAGTCCCAAACCAGAATCTTACTTTTTCAGTTGGATTAACCAAGTCCGCAACAGAAATTCAGGAAGTTACGATCACCAGAAAAGCGTATAAAACCACCGCAGAAAGTCCACTCTCATTGAGGAATATCACCAGTGAAGAAGTTCAGAAGAATGCCGGTTCAAACCGTGATGTTTCCAAAGCGATTCTCAGTTTTCCGGGAGTTGGCAGTACTGCAACCTTCAGAAACGACCTTTTCATCCGCGGCGGAAGTTCTGCAGAAAATAAATTTTATATCGACGGAATTGAAGTTCCCGTCATTAATCACTTTCAAACCCAGGGTGCGAGTGGCGGTCCGCGAGGCATCATCACTGTAGACTTTATTAAGGATGTCGATTTTTACAGCGGCGCTTTTCCTGCGAGAAGAAACGGTGTTTTATCGTCGCTTTTTGAATTTAATCTTAAAGAAGCGCGAAAGGAAAAGTTAGGCTATAAGGCAGTTGTAGGTTTAGATGATCTTCAGCTCATGGTTGACGGGCCACTTTCTAAAGACCAAACCTGGAGCGGATTGTTCAGCGTAAGAAAATCGAATCTTCAGCTGCTTTTTAAAGCGATTGGTTTACCGTTTCTGCCGAGTTATTACGACGGGACATTTAAAATCTCAAAGAAATTCCAGAGTGGTGATGAACTTTTTTTCCTCGGAATGGGTGCTAAAGACAGTTTTGAATTCAACGAAGATGCCGAACCTACTTTTACTAATTTAACATTAATTGACCGGCTCCCGAATTCGCCCCAGTGGAATTATACAGTGGGAACAGGCTATAGGCACCTTGCAGAAAACGGAAACTGGCTTTTCACTTGGAGCAGAAATATGCTGGACAACCGTGCGCTGAAATATTACAGAAACGTCGAAACTCCCGAGAATCTGCTTTACGATTATAAATCTCAGGAAATTGAAAACAAAATGCGTGTTGACCGTAATTTTACTTTCTCAGATTATCAGTTCAGTACGGGTGCGAACATCAATTTTGCAAAGTATTTCAATAATTCTACCATCAAAAATGTGACTCAGAATGCTGTTAATTTTGATGATTTTACCTCGGAAATTAATCTGATTCAATACGGATTTTATCTTCAAACTGCTAAAAAATTCATTGATAACAGGCTTCAGCTTTCTGCGGGATTCCGTTTGGATGCAAGTGATTATTCATCCAATACAACCAATCCTTTAGAACAGTTTTCGCCGAGATTTTCTTTAAGTTACAAACTTGCAGATCAGTTTACGGTGAATTTCAATACGGGAATTTTCTACCAACTGCCCGCTTACACTGCGTTAGGTTATGTTGAAAACGGAAATCTTAGCAATGAAAATACTTTAAAATACATCAGGAATTCCCATTTAGTGGGAGGAGTTGAGTATAACGGTAAGAATAATCTGCGTATGACGCTGGAGGGTTATTATAAAAAATACAGTAATTATCCGTTCTCGCTCCGCAATCAGATTTCATTGGCCAATATAGGTGCAGATTTCGGTGTGGTTGGCAGCGAGCCTTTGGATTCACGCGGTTTTGGTGAAACCTATGGTATTGAATTTCTCGCACAGAAACGCACTGTGAATAATTTTTACGGAATTTTGGCTTACACATTTGGTTATTCTAAATTTTCCGATGCTGCTGGCAAATTATTGCCGTCAAGTTGGGACTCCCGACATATTCTTACGATGACTGCAGGAAAATATTTCAACAGAAACTGGAATGTTGGTGCGAGATTCAGAATGCAGTCGGGTTTGCCGGAAACGCCGTATGATCTGCAGCGAAGTGCATTGGTCAATATTTGGAACATCAATAATGGTCCGATTCAAAACTTTACTTTACTCAATTCTTCAAGAGGAAATTTTTCGCATCAGTTAGATCTTCGTGCTGAGAAGAAATGGATTTTCAAAAAATGGCAGTTTACCGCTTACATCGATGTTGTAAATGCGTACGGGTCTAAAAGCCCAAGCGGTTTGCCGGTGGTTAATCTGCAGCGTGATACTCAGAACAACGGCGTTATCGCCAATCCCGGCGCTCCGCAAAACGAACAGTATTATCTTTTGGAAACTGGTGAAGCAGACCGTTCTACACCGCTTCCTTATTTTGGGTTTATTTTCGAATTTTAA
- a CDS encoding fasciclin domain-containing protein, with product MKNLFKLSAFMFLFALLLTSCEETRDDFETPKSIYELASSDADLSNLKAAIDKAGLAGTLGASGSFTIFAPSNAAFSQFLADNGFASLNDVPTAALKEILLNHVLASKVMAAQVTTGYVSTLAKGNASSAKNLSMYINTASGVKINGISTVTKTDISASNGVIHKVDKVIGLPTVVTHALANPNFSSLVTALTRSDMPNFAAILSGTTNSPFTVFAPTNAAFTSLLTELSLPNLGAVPTSTLENVLKYHVVAGANVLSTDITNNMSVNTFQGGTFKITTTGGVKITDANNRISNVIATDVQCSNGVIHAIDKVLLP from the coding sequence ATGAAAAATTTATTTAAACTCTCAGCATTCATGTTTTTATTTGCTTTACTGCTCACCTCCTGTGAAGAAACTAGAGACGATTTTGAAACACCAAAAAGTATTTATGAACTCGCTTCTTCTGATGCGGATCTATCTAATCTGAAAGCCGCGATCGATAAAGCAGGGTTAGCTGGCACATTAGGCGCTTCAGGAAGTTTTACCATATTTGCACCATCAAATGCTGCATTTTCACAATTTCTGGCAGATAATGGTTTTGCCAGTTTGAACGATGTTCCCACAGCAGCTTTAAAGGAAATTTTGCTTAATCACGTACTTGCTTCCAAAGTAATGGCAGCGCAGGTGACCACAGGTTATGTTTCTACTTTAGCGAAAGGAAATGCCTCTTCTGCAAAGAATTTAAGCATGTACATTAACACCGCTTCAGGAGTGAAGATTAACGGAATTTCTACCGTTACAAAAACCGACATCAGTGCAAGCAACGGTGTAATTCACAAAGTGGATAAAGTAATTGGATTGCCAACTGTGGTAACTCACGCTTTAGCAAATCCTAATTTTTCTTCTCTTGTCACCGCACTTACCAGAAGCGACATGCCTAATTTTGCAGCTATATTAAGTGGAACCACCAACTCACCATTTACCGTTTTTGCTCCTACAAATGCAGCGTTTACTTCGCTGCTGACAGAGTTAAGCCTTCCTAATCTTGGTGCAGTACCTACATCAACTTTAGAGAATGTCCTAAAATATCACGTTGTTGCTGGTGCAAATGTATTATCAACTGATATTACCAATAATATGAGTGTCAATACATTCCAGGGTGGCACTTTCAAAATTACCACCACGGGCGGCGTAAAAATTACCGATGCCAATAACAGAATTTCGAATGTAATCGCTACAGATGTTCAGTGCAGCAACGGTGTTATTCATGCCATCGATAAAGTTCTTTTACCATAG
- a CDS encoding urocanate hydratase — MDTKTFQEKIQQGIPNELPQPKPYEPHINHAPKRKEILTDEEKKLALKNALRYFEPKFHAELLPEFRDELENYGRIYMYRFRPDYEMKARPISEYPGKSEQAKAIMLMIQNNLDYAVAQHPHELITYGGNGAVFSNWAQYLLTMKYLSEMTDEQTLTMYSGHPMGLFPSHKEAPRVVVTNGMMIPNYSKPDDWEKFNALGVSQYGQMTAGSYMYIGPQGIVHGTTITVLNAFRKIKKETQGGLFVTSGLGGMSGAQPKAGNIAGCITVCAEVNPKITKIRHEQKWIDEVHENIEELIQRVKTAKENSETVSLAYLGNVVEVWEKFDEENLKIDIGSDQTSLHNPWAGGYYPAGISFEESNKMMAENPDLFKEKVQESLRRHASAINKHTAKGTYFFDYGNAFLLEASRAGADIMAKNGIDFRYPSYVQDIMGPMCFDYGFGPFRWVCTSGKTDDLQKTDEIASDILEEIMKNSPVEIQQQMADNIKWIKGAQENKLVVGSQARILYADAEGRMKIAEAFNNAIKRGEIGPVVLGRDHHDVSGTDSPYRETSNIYDGSKFTADMAIQNVIGDSFRGATWVSIHNGGGVGWGEVINGGFGMLLDGSEDADRKLKSMLFWDVNNGISRRSWARNEGAVFAIKRAMEIEPNLKVTLPNLVDESLLS, encoded by the coding sequence TTGGATACAAAAACCTTCCAGGAAAAGATACAGCAGGGAATCCCCAACGAACTTCCGCAACCAAAACCATACGAACCACACATCAATCACGCACCGAAGCGTAAGGAAATTTTAACGGACGAAGAAAAAAAACTTGCGCTGAAAAATGCCCTAAGATATTTCGAGCCGAAATTTCATGCAGAACTTTTACCCGAATTCCGCGATGAACTTGAAAATTATGGAAGAATTTACATGTACCGTTTCCGTCCGGATTACGAGATGAAGGCAAGGCCGATTTCAGAATATCCCGGAAAATCTGAGCAGGCAAAAGCCATTATGCTGATGATTCAGAACAATCTGGATTACGCCGTAGCACAGCATCCGCATGAACTTATTACCTATGGCGGAAATGGCGCCGTATTCAGCAATTGGGCACAGTATCTTCTGACGATGAAATATCTGTCGGAAATGACCGATGAGCAGACTTTAACAATGTACTCCGGGCATCCGATGGGACTTTTTCCGTCGCATAAAGAAGCACCGAGAGTCGTTGTAACGAACGGAATGATGATTCCGAATTATTCAAAACCCGATGACTGGGAAAAATTCAATGCATTAGGAGTTTCGCAGTACGGACAAATGACCGCTGGAAGCTATATGTACATAGGGCCGCAGGGAATTGTGCACGGAACCACCATTACAGTTTTGAATGCTTTCAGAAAAATAAAAAAAGAAACACAAGGCGGACTGTTTGTAACTTCAGGTTTGGGAGGAATGTCTGGAGCACAGCCAAAAGCAGGAAATATCGCCGGCTGTATTACGGTTTGTGCGGAAGTAAACCCGAAAATCACAAAAATCCGTCATGAGCAGAAATGGATTGATGAAGTTCACGAAAATATAGAGGAACTTATTCAAAGAGTAAAGACCGCAAAAGAAAACAGCGAGACTGTTTCTTTGGCGTACTTAGGAAATGTTGTAGAGGTGTGGGAAAAATTTGATGAGGAAAATCTTAAAATTGATATTGGTTCTGATCAGACTTCTCTCCATAATCCGTGGGCGGGCGGCTATTATCCGGCCGGGATTTCCTTTGAAGAATCCAATAAAATGATGGCAGAAAATCCTGATCTGTTTAAAGAAAAAGTTCAGGAAAGTTTAAGAAGACATGCTTCAGCCATTAATAAACATACCGCAAAAGGAACCTATTTTTTCGATTACGGAAATGCATTTTTACTTGAAGCCAGCCGCGCAGGTGCAGATATTATGGCAAAAAACGGCATTGATTTCCGATACCCAAGTTATGTTCAGGATATTATGGGGCCCATGTGTTTTGATTACGGTTTCGGGCCTTTCCGGTGGGTATGTACGAGCGGAAAAACTGATGATTTACAGAAAACAGATGAAATAGCATCAGATATATTAGAAGAAATCATGAAAAATTCACCTGTAGAAATTCAGCAGCAAATGGCGGATAATATCAAGTGGATTAAAGGTGCTCAGGAGAATAAACTGGTGGTAGGTTCGCAGGCCAGAATTCTTTACGCCGATGCAGAAGGAAGAATGAAAATTGCTGAAGCTTTCAATAATGCGATAAAAAGAGGAGAAATAGGGCCGGTTGTTTTAGGTCGTGATCACCATGATGTATCAGGGACAGATTCTCCTTACCGTGAAACCTCAAATATTTACGACGGATCAAAATTCACTGCAGATATGGCAATACAGAATGTAATTGGCGACAGTTTCCGGGGAGCTACCTGGGTTTCTATACATAACGGAGGCGGTGTTGGCTGGGGCGAAGTAATTAACGGAGGTTTCGGCATGCTGCTTGACGGAAGTGAAGATGCGGACCGAAAATTAAAATCGATGCTTTTCTGGGATGTGAACAACGGAATTTCCCGCAGAAGCTGGGCAAGAAATGAAGGTGCAGTTTTCGCCATCAAGCGTGCGATGGAAATAGAACCTAATCTAAAAGTAACGTTGCCTAATCTGGTCGACGAAAGTCTTCTATCATAA
- a CDS encoding FtsK/SpoIIIE family DNA translocase gives MEKNTKPTPPHAAVQNKTLSKPRIFFGVLFVLLSVVLTLSFVSYLSNWKADQSQAGTMLDKTVQSSNIFGKIGDWLGNIFIFESIGIAAFAVAFLFFVVGMMIFKKNYFKPWKTIGHSLFFICWLPIFMGAITKGQGVLSGVYGFQIMDFLLSVIGMAGLWLVLLVSIGLYFILEFNLSPSNVKAKLNDLNENTVGRVKAMMPNSSENFEADEELDGLSSEGNEIPAQSPAKTIPFAAEIPVKGFPEVEISNDFETIKTPNKTSFDNGEISNVTVTENNGNSLNLNPTAGNNVASTKSDDIDFKVEVAKTIDILDESDIKSQELVDKHGLYDHKLDLAKFQMPTVDLLRDYGNEEISINRDELEENKNKIVGLLKNFNVGIAEIKATVGPTVTLYEIVPEAGIRVASIKKLQDDIALNLSALGIRIIAPMPGKGTIGIEVPRKNPSMVSMRSVIASQKFQNTDMDLPVVFGKTISNEIFMADLAKMPHLLMAGATGQGKSVGINAILTSLLYKKHPSELKFVMVDPKKVELSLYSKIERHYLAKLPDGDDAIITDTHKVINTLNSLCIEMDQRYDLLKNAFCKNLKEYNKKFTERKLNPENGHRYLPYIVLVVDEFADLIMTAGKEVELPIARLAQLARAVGIHLIVATQRPSVNVITGMIKANFPARAAFRVISSVDSRTILDSPGADQLIGKGDMLYFNGNEILRLQCAFVDTPEVEKIAEFIGEQKGYASAFMLPEYSSEEATSTVGAFDPNEKDALFEDAARIIVSTQQGSTSMLQRQLKLGYNRAGRIMDQLEASGIVGGFNGAKAREVQISDLNSLEQFLEELRK, from the coding sequence ATGGAAAAAAATACTAAACCTACGCCGCCCCACGCTGCTGTACAGAATAAAACCCTTTCGAAACCACGTATATTTTTTGGAGTTCTTTTCGTTCTGCTTTCTGTAGTTCTTACCCTTTCCTTTGTATCATACCTTTCAAACTGGAAAGCAGACCAAAGCCAGGCGGGTACAATGTTGGATAAAACGGTACAATCATCTAACATTTTCGGTAAAATTGGCGATTGGCTTGGCAATATTTTTATTTTTGAAAGTATTGGAATTGCTGCTTTTGCAGTAGCTTTCCTGTTTTTTGTGGTTGGGATGATGATTTTCAAAAAGAATTATTTCAAGCCCTGGAAAACCATTGGTCATTCTTTGTTCTTCATTTGCTGGCTGCCAATTTTTATGGGCGCAATTACCAAAGGTCAGGGTGTTCTGAGTGGCGTCTACGGATTCCAGATTATGGATTTTTTACTGTCCGTAATCGGGATGGCGGGATTGTGGCTCGTTCTTTTAGTAAGCATCGGACTTTATTTTATTTTGGAATTCAACCTGAGTCCCTCCAATGTGAAAGCGAAACTTAATGATCTAAACGAAAATACGGTCGGACGAGTAAAGGCCATGATGCCTAATTCTTCTGAAAATTTCGAAGCGGATGAAGAACTGGACGGACTGAGCAGTGAAGGGAATGAAATTCCAGCTCAATCACCTGCTAAAACAATTCCTTTTGCAGCGGAAATTCCTGTAAAAGGTTTTCCTGAGGTCGAAATCAGTAATGATTTTGAAACGATTAAAACACCAAATAAAACTTCATTCGACAACGGTGAAATTTCGAATGTGACCGTAACAGAGAATAATGGAAATTCCTTGAATTTAAATCCGACTGCGGGCAATAATGTAGCATCAACAAAATCTGATGACATTGATTTTAAGGTTGAAGTCGCTAAGACCATAGATATTCTTGACGAATCCGACATAAAATCCCAGGAACTTGTTGATAAACACGGGCTTTATGACCATAAACTCGATCTGGCGAAATTCCAGATGCCTACAGTAGATCTGCTAAGGGATTACGGAAACGAGGAAATCTCCATCAACAGAGATGAACTTGAAGAAAACAAAAATAAAATTGTTGGTCTACTCAAAAATTTTAATGTAGGAATCGCTGAAATCAAAGCCACTGTAGGACCTACCGTAACCTTGTATGAAATCGTTCCGGAAGCGGGAATACGGGTTGCATCCATCAAAAAATTACAGGATGATATCGCGTTGAACCTTTCAGCACTTGGAATCCGTATTATTGCGCCAATGCCAGGTAAAGGGACGATTGGGATTGAAGTTCCGAGAAAAAATCCTTCCATGGTTTCTATGCGAAGTGTTATTGCTTCCCAGAAATTCCAGAATACCGATATGGATTTGCCGGTGGTTTTCGGGAAAACGATTTCCAACGAAATTTTCATGGCAGATTTAGCAAAAATGCCGCATTTACTAATGGCAGGAGCTACCGGACAGGGAAAATCAGTAGGTATCAATGCAATTCTTACTTCACTTCTTTATAAAAAACATCCAAGCGAACTGAAATTTGTGATGGTTGATCCAAAAAAAGTGGAACTTTCGCTTTATTCAAAAATTGAACGACATTATCTGGCAAAACTTCCTGACGGTGACGATGCTATTATTACTGATACCCACAAAGTGATTAACACCCTGAATTCCCTCTGTATTGAGATGGATCAGCGTTACGATTTACTTAAAAATGCGTTCTGTAAAAATCTAAAAGAATACAACAAAAAATTCACTGAAAGAAAGCTGAATCCTGAGAACGGACACCGCTATCTGCCGTATATCGTTTTGGTCGTAGATGAATTTGCGGACCTGATTATGACCGCCGGTAAAGAAGTTGAACTCCCGATCGCAAGACTTGCACAGTTAGCGAGAGCTGTCGGCATTCACCTTATTGTCGCCACCCAAAGACCATCAGTAAACGTAATTACGGGGATGATTAAAGCAAATTTCCCGGCAAGAGCTGCTTTCCGGGTAATTTCAAGTGTGGATTCACGAACGATTCTGGATTCACCGGGTGCAGACCAGCTAATTGGAAAAGGAGATATGCTTTATTTCAACGGAAACGAAATCCTCCGTCTTCAGTGTGCGTTTGTTGACACTCCTGAAGTGGAAAAAATTGCAGAATTCATTGGTGAACAGAAGGGTTACGCCAGTGCTTTCATGCTTCCGGAATATTCCAGCGAGGAAGCCACTTCAACCGTTGGAGCATTTGATCCCAATGAAAAAGATGCGCTTTTCGAAGATGCCGCTAGAATCATTGTATCAACTCAGCAAGGCTCTACATCAATGCTTCAGCGTCAGCTTAAATTGGGTTATAACCGCGCGGGAAGAATCATGGATCAACTGGAAGCAAGCGGCATTGTTGGCGGCTTCAACGGTGCTAAGGCAAGAGAAGTGCAGATCAGTGATCTGAATTCTTTGGAACAGTTTTTGGAAGAATTGCGCAAATAA
- a CDS encoding LolA family protein, which translates to MKSILKKFTLGIFALGTAASFSAQKIDAKAKNLLDAVAQNYKSKNNVYFKFVYGTGAGKTVTKTEPGIFYSAKDKYKLKIMGTEQIFDGNKIYNISAEDQEITAAKPTGSEQMFSPLNYIEEYKKGYTVKYIGKKNVNGVNADQIKLIPTAKNGIKEVNLFINDAKKQIVKLEQFSTDNSVSVIAISDYKVNQSLNSNMFNFDKEQYKNYIYTEL; encoded by the coding sequence ATGAAAAGTATATTGAAAAAATTTACCCTTGGAATTTTTGCACTCGGTACTGCCGCTAGTTTTTCAGCACAGAAAATTGACGCAAAAGCTAAAAATTTATTGGATGCAGTTGCGCAGAATTATAAATCTAAAAATAATGTTTACTTCAAATTTGTATACGGAACTGGCGCCGGCAAAACGGTAACCAAGACGGAGCCCGGCATCTTCTACTCCGCTAAGGATAAGTATAAACTTAAAATTATGGGAACCGAGCAGATTTTTGATGGAAATAAAATCTATAATATTTCTGCCGAAGACCAGGAAATCACTGCAGCAAAACCAACAGGTTCTGAGCAGATGTTTTCACCTTTAAATTATATCGAGGAATATAAGAAAGGTTACACGGTAAAATATATTGGTAAAAAAAATGTGAATGGAGTAAATGCGGATCAAATCAAGCTTATTCCCACTGCCAAAAACGGTATTAAAGAAGTAAATCTGTTTATTAATGATGCAAAAAAGCAGATCGTTAAACTTGAACAGTTCTCTACAGACAACTCAGTTTCGGTAATCGCGATCAGTGATTATAAAGTGAATCAGAGCTTAAACAGCAACATGTTTAACTTTGATAAAGAACAGTATAAAAACTATATTTACACGGAACTTTAA
- a CDS encoding LptF/LptG family permease, which yields MIKKLDGYVIKTFFGPFIFIFSVLFFIFVVNIIWIRLSQFTGKGLSYWEILRLLSYLSAIVVQLVLPLTILLSSIMTFGDFGERYELAAMKAAGISLTRIMLPLFFVSIIFSLFLFVFSNNVIPDFQRKAKNMLYNIAATKPALNFTPGQFIQQIPGYSVKFDKISGENGENLEGVFIHKMANSYENQQSIVAEKGKFVQADNRNYLKLVLFNGHIFEDNIGNIDYNQRLKQPDQAIKFDTLVSHFNISDIINKALEAEKITDDYSFQNFIELNSTIDAAKKENNVVLGNISSELINQTNGFVSYIDKTPAKKAVLPTPKLDTMKQKKKQELLYAAFNKVESVKQLNINKSEQIQGLHAFYSRIIIYQQRIFSYSVTCLIFFLIGSSLGSIIRKGGLGLPVVIAIVVFIIFYVLNLSVENMAWSGKMDPYLAAWLPNMVLFPFGAWLTYKALTDSQLFDIEKYKSLFKPIIARFSKNKEHERYR from the coding sequence ATGATAAAAAAGCTCGACGGCTACGTCATTAAAACTTTCTTCGGACCGTTTATTTTTATTTTCAGTGTGCTGTTTTTCATTTTTGTGGTTAACATCATATGGATCCGGCTGTCACAATTTACCGGAAAAGGTTTGAGTTATTGGGAAATTCTCAGATTACTCTCCTACCTTTCTGCAATTGTTGTACAACTTGTTTTGCCGCTCACAATACTGCTTTCTTCGATTATGACCTTTGGGGATTTTGGGGAACGTTATGAGCTGGCCGCCATGAAAGCTGCGGGAATTTCTCTCACCAGAATTATGTTGCCTCTGTTTTTTGTATCAATAATTTTTTCGCTGTTTCTGTTTGTCTTTTCCAATAATGTCATACCCGACTTTCAGCGGAAAGCGAAAAACATGCTCTACAACATCGCCGCCACTAAACCCGCACTGAATTTTACACCGGGTCAGTTTATACAGCAGATTCCGGGTTACAGCGTGAAATTCGACAAGATTTCGGGAGAGAACGGAGAAAATCTGGAAGGGGTTTTCATTCATAAAATGGCGAATTCCTATGAAAACCAGCAGTCTATTGTAGCCGAAAAAGGAAAATTTGTTCAGGCGGACAACAGAAATTATTTAAAACTTGTGTTGTTCAATGGCCATATTTTTGAAGACAATATTGGTAATATCGATTACAACCAGCGTCTTAAACAGCCAGATCAGGCGATAAAGTTTGATACGTTGGTTTCACATTTCAATATTTCAGATATTATCAATAAGGCTCTCGAGGCTGAGAAAATCACTGATGATTATTCTTTCCAGAATTTTATCGAACTCAACTCCACCATTGACGCTGCTAAAAAAGAGAACAACGTGGTTTTAGGAAATATCAGCAGTGAACTGATCAACCAAACCAACGGCTTTGTAAGCTATATTGATAAAACTCCAGCCAAAAAGGCCGTCCTCCCGACTCCGAAACTGGACACCATGAAGCAGAAAAAAAAGCAGGAACTGCTATATGCTGCATTTAATAAAGTAGAAAGCGTAAAGCAACTTAACATTAATAAAAGTGAGCAGATACAGGGATTACACGCATTCTATTCCCGTATTATTATTTACCAACAGCGAATATTTTCTTATTCGGTGACCTGTCTTATTTTCTTTTTGATTGGTTCAAGTCTGGGTTCAATCATCCGGAAAGGCGGATTGGGACTCCCTGTTGTAATCGCGATCGTGGTATTCATTATTTTCTACGTCTTAAATCTTTCCGTTGAAAACATGGCTTGGTCCGGCAAAATGGATCCCTATCTGGCGGCGTGGTTACCGAATATGGTACTCTTTCCTTTCGGTGCATGGCTCACGTATAAAGCACTAACTGATTCCCAGCTCTTTGATATTGAGAAATACAAAAGTCTCTTCAAACCGATTATCGCGAGATTTTCTAAAAATAAGGAACACGAGCGTTACCGCTAA
- a CDS encoding glutathione peroxidase, translating into MKKIFIILLSIGAFIQSCTQQKKEISQDKNTAMKNIYDYKVESGDGNEINFADFKGKKILIVNTASECGFTPQYADLEQISKEYADKVVVVGFPANNFGGQEPGTNEEIGAFCQKNFGVTFPIAAKVSVKGEDTAPLFKYLTDKNLNGVKNTTILWNFTKFLLDENGKLIDSFVSTTKPTDEAITKYFK; encoded by the coding sequence ATGAAAAAAATATTTATAATTCTGTTGTCAATTGGTGCCTTTATTCAGAGTTGCACGCAGCAGAAAAAAGAAATTTCACAGGATAAAAACACAGCCATGAAAAATATTTATGATTATAAAGTAGAAAGTGGAGACGGTAATGAGATAAATTTTGCTGATTTTAAAGGCAAAAAAATTCTCATCGTAAACACCGCATCAGAATGTGGTTTCACACCACAATATGCTGATCTTGAGCAAATTTCAAAGGAATATGCAGACAAGGTTGTTGTTGTAGGTTTTCCTGCAAATAATTTTGGAGGGCAGGAACCTGGAACAAATGAAGAAATTGGAGCATTTTGCCAGAAAAATTTTGGAGTTACTTTTCCTATCGCAGCAAAAGTTTCGGTGAAAGGCGAGGATACTGCGCCGCTCTTTAAATATCTAACGGATAAGAACTTGAATGGCGTAAAAAACACGACCATTCTCTGGAACTTTACTAAGTTTCTTTTAGATGAAAACGGAAAATTAATTGACAGTTTCGTCAGCACAACAAAACCCACCGACGAGGCCATTACAAAATATTTTAAATAA